A single window of Candoia aspera isolate rCanAsp1 chromosome 3, rCanAsp1.hap2, whole genome shotgun sequence DNA harbors:
- the L3MBTL1 gene encoding lethal(3)malignant brain tumor-like protein 1: MDGRAEMEVIRSTKGNVTGEVSVHLVASENTVQNAHLPATTFIIPATTTTVNLPVNTLEIQRFPREAQKNMGAERPRECVGNEPITATVIPQISGVQICNTIRDLEWKDGIATLPGSNLRFRINEYGTVKVVGADKPSPAEPIQECQSERNGDDGGVLTCKGNPIRTPDVPEPLKLPTVDNLCHCNTCGRRNVSGSAQEGRAFCSENCHRQFKERSVIVENSAGITNTTELLKPVKKRKRKDYQSPSEEEEEESEQMELKQEETNCSGGELPAANNGNEEWNASQLVSSEKAESWTWASYLEEQKATAAPLNLFQEHQLVTQNKNGFKVGMKLEGIDPQHPSMYFILTVAEVCGYRMQLHFDGYSECHDFWLNADSPNIHPAGWFEKTGHKLQPPKGYKEDEFSWANYLKMTKAQAAPKHLFASSESNAMPIGFQVGMKLEAVDRMNPSLICVATVTDVVDNRFLVHFDNWDDTYDYWCDPSSPYIHPVGWCQEHGKPLTPPQDYPNPENFSWEKYLSETGASAAPTWAFKVRQPHGFLINMRLEAVDRRTPSLIRVARVEDVEDYRIKIHFDGWSHIYDFWIDSDHPDIHPVGWCSKTGHPLQPPLRPKEPVSSANGSCPTLACKTLPATKSSKYSFHRKCPTPGCDGSGHVTGRFTAHYCISGCPLAEKNQGRVKAELSDTENSVRKRNLIGYSQKKKSRHHGRIGRPPKYRKIQQEDFQTISSDSMHQSLFMSALSAHPDRSLSLCWEQHCKLLPGVAGITASTVAKWTIDEVFSFVQTLTGCEDQAKLFRDEMIDGEAFLLLTQADIVKIMSVKLGPALKIYNAILMFKNADDTLK, from the exons CAACCACAACCACTGTAAACCTTCCAGTGAACACCTTAGAAATCCAGCGATTCCCCCGAGAAGCCCAGAAAAACATGGGGGCAGAGAGGCCAAGAGAATGTGTGGGGAATGAGCCCATCACAGCAACAGTCATCCCTCAGATCAGTGGAGTACAGATTTGCAACACCATCCGGGATCTGGAATGGAAAGATGGGATAGCCACTCTCCCTGGGAGCAACCTAAGG TTTCGAATAAATGAATATGGGACAGTGAAAGTAGTCGGCGCTGACAAACCTTCACCCGCAGAGCCTATACAGGAGTGTCAGTCAGAAAGAAATGGGGATGATGGAGGGGTACTTACCTGCAAGGGCAATCCCATCAGGACTCCAG ATGTTCCAGAACCTCTTAAACTTCCAACTGTGGACAACCTGTGCCACTGCAATACCTGTGGCCGGAGAAATGTTTCTGGGTCAGCCCAGGAAGGCAGGGCGTTTTGCAGTGAGAACTGTCACCGGCAGTTCAAAGAAAG GTCTGTCATTGTGGAGAACTCTGCTGGCATCACCAACACTACTGAACTTCTCAAGCCGGTAAAGAAACGGAAGAGGAAAGATTATCAAAGCCcttcagaggaggaagaggaagagtcaGAGCAAATG GAACTAAAGCAGGAGGAGACAAACTGCTCTGGAGGAGAACTTCCTGCGGCTAATAATGGTAATGAAGAATGGAATGCCAGTCAGCTTG TTTCCAGTGAGAAGGCGGAAAGTTGGACCTGGGCATCCTACCTAGAAGAACAAAAAGCCACAGCTGCCCCTTTAAATCTGTTCCAGGAA CATCAGTTGGTTACCCAGAACAAGAATGGTTTCAAAGTGGGAATGAAACTGGAGGGGATTGATCCTCAGCACCCTTCAATGTATTTTATTCTCACTGTAGCAGAG GTGTGTGGCTACAGGATGCAGCTTCATTTTGATGGCTATTCTGAATGCCATGATTTTTGGCTGAATGCTGACTCTCCCAATATTCATCCTGCTGGCTGGTTTGAGAAAACAGGACACAAACTCCAACCCCCCAAAG GTTACAAGGAAGATGAATTCAGCTGGGCCAATTACCTGAAGATGACGAAAGCTCAGGCAGCTCCCAAGCATCTCTTTGCGAGTTCAGAAAGT AATGCTATGCCCATAGGATTCCAAGTAGGGATGAAACTTGAAGCAGTGGACCGTATGAATCCCTCTTTGATATGCGTGGCCACAGTGACAGATGTAGTGGACAATCGCTTTTTGGTGCACTTTGACAACTGGGATGACACATATGACTACTG GTGTGATCCCAGTAGCCCCTACATTCATCCTGTTGGTTGGTGTCAGGAACATGGAAAACCTCTCACTCCTCCACAAG ACTACCCTAACCCTGAGAACTTCAGCTGGGAAAAATATTTGTCAGAAACAGGTGCTTCTGCAGCACCAACTTGGGCCTTTAAGGTG AGACAGCCCCATGGCTTTCTGATCAACATGAGATTGGAGGCAGTGGATCGAAGGACTCCCTCTCTAATCAGAGTTGCTAGGGTAGAGGATGTAGAAGACTACAGAATAAAG ATCCATTTTGATGGCTGGAGCCATATCTATGATTTCTGGATTGACTCAGATCACCCAGACATTCACCCTGTAGGATGGTGCTCAAAAACTGGACATCCATTGCAGCCTCCTCTCA GGCCAAAGGAACCCGTCTCTTCTGCCAATGGAAGCTGTCCAACCTTGGCCTGTAAAACCCTCCCTGCTACCAAGAGTTCCAAATATAGCTTTCATAG AAAGTGTCCAACACCTGGTTGTGATGGCTCAGGCCATGTGACAGGGAGATTTACAGCTCATTACTGCATCTCAGGGTGTCCCTTGGCAGAGAAAAACCAGGGAAGGGTAAAGGCTGAACTTTCAGACACTGAAAACTCTGTTCGAAAGAGGAACCTAATTGGTTATTCTCAGAAGAAGAAATCTCGCCATCATGGAAG AAT AGGGCGACCTCCTAAATACCGGAAAATCCAGCAGGAAGATTTCCAAA CCATTTCATCAGATAGTATGCACCAGTCTCTCTTTATGTCAGCCTTGTCAGCACATCCAGACCGTTCCTTATCCCTCTGCTGGGAACAGCATTGTAAGCTTCTGCCTGGAGTAGCTGGGATCACAGCATCCACTGTGGCCAAGTGGACAATTGATGAG GTCTTCAGCTTTGTACAGACGTTAACAGGTTGTGAGGATCAAGCAAAACTCTTCAGAGATGAG ATGATTGATGGTGAGGCCTTCCTTCTGCTGACTCAGGCTGACATTGTGAAGATCATGAGCGTAAAACTTGGCCCAGCACTTAAAATCTACAATGCCATCCTCATGTTCAAAAATGCTGATGATACCTTAAAATGA